A stretch of DNA from Equus asinus isolate D_3611 breed Donkey chromosome 20, EquAss-T2T_v2, whole genome shotgun sequence:
ATCATTCTGGTTACTTTGGCTGACCCCATGCTGCACAgtcccatgtacttcttcctcaggAATTTGTCCTTCCTGGAGATTGGCTTCAACCTAGTCATTGTGCCCAAGATGCTGGGAACCCTGCTTGCCTGGGACACAACCATCTCCTTCCTTGGCTGTGCCACTCagatgtatttcttcttcttcttcggAGTTGCTGAATGCTTCCTCCTGGCCACCATGGCATATGACCGCTATGTAGCCATCTGCAATCCCTTGCACTACCCTGTCATCATGAACCAAAGGACATGTGCCAAACTGGCTGTTGCCTCCTGGTTTCCAGGCTTTCCTGTAGCTACAGTGCAGACCACGTGGCTCTTCAGCTTTCCATTCTGTGGCACCAACAAGGTgaaccacttcttctgtgacagcCCACCTGTGCTGAAGTTGGTctgtgcagacacagcactgtTTGAGATCTATGCGATCGTTGGAACCATTCTGGTTGTGATGATACCCTGCTTGCTGATCCTGTGTTCTTACACTTGCATTGCTGCTGCCATCCTCAAGATTCCTTCAGCTAAAGGGAAGCATAGAGCCTTCTCTACCTGCTCCTCCCACCTTCTTGTTGTCTCCCTTTTCTATGTATCTTCAAGCCTCACCTACTTCCGGCCTAAGTCCAATAATTCTCCCAAGAGCAAGAAGCTGTTGTCGTTATCATACACTGTTGTGACTCCCATGTTGAACCccatcatctacagcctgagaaatAATGAGGTGAAGAATGCCCTCAGCCGAACCTTCCGCAAGGCTTTAGGCTTCAGAAACTGCATCCCGTAGACATTGAGAAATAAGACTAAAGTTTACTGAATGAAGAACAATCCATTTTTCCTGTTTGTgattcttctctgcctctcttctcatCTCTATCTGGATGAAATCCAGCTCAGAAATGACTATTGGAAAGCTCAGTGGAGAGAACACAGCACTGACATAGTTCGGACCTATCACCACCACCTGGAAAACTCCTCTGCCTGTCCATTGTAgacttatattctttttctttttgctgcaattggcATTTTGAGACTTCTGTGGCCAAACTATCTCAGGTATTTACTTTGTAATGCACACCAATGGGACATGTATTGGGGATGGTATAAAATGTGAACTTGGGGACATAAAGTTCATCTTACACTTTATCTTGCTTTGAACATATCTGACTCCATTTAGTAGGAAAAAAGCCTATAATCCCTCCTAGCACATAATTCtcctcattctttcatttcattttgcatGCCCCTGAGGTAGTGTTGGCTCTTAAATTTGTTGATATTTAGCATGGATAGAGGAAAATCGATCACTAATCCCCATGCACATTCCTTTCTAGCCCTACTAGCCTTAATAAAATCCTTCCTCAGGCTATTTTTCTCAGGTAGAATGACCTGAGTTTCCAATTTTCTCTCTCAATTCCTTTTTCAGGTTTTTAAGCCTTGTCGAAATAACTTCAAACTTTCACAAACATAATTTCTATCATGGTGCTGCTTTCTTCAAAGCTTACAATGGATCCTACCTGACTCCAGTATAGGTCTTTTTAACAactctattatattttctttagcgccttttgattttaaaattttatatttgatgtGGAAAATGCAAAAGGCCATAAAGCACAATTACTGCTTTCAGAAGGTTATAATTTCATCAACAATAGAAATTATGAAAGGAGAAACTACGAAGTTCTGAAGTAATGGCATGTTGCCTAACATAAAGTGACCTTTCCTGGGTTCTTAGCCCACTCTGGCATTTATTAGCTGGGTGACTGTGGGAAATTCAATTAAACTCTTTttgcctctttcctcatctgtaaagtggtgcAAATAACAAAAGCATCTATCTGATAGATTTGTTTTTAAGAGTAAATATCATGTGTAAAGCACTTAAGAAAGCACTAAGCGTATTGTAAACCCACATATAGGTATTAACATTTAGCAATAACCTCATCTGAATCTCTCATTTTATAGCTAAGGAAAGCAAGGTTCAAAGATATTTGATCATATATATTTGGAACGAATTTCAGGTGCCTTGAATCTTAGTTCTGAACTTTTTTCAGTACCATGCAATGCATAGCTAAATAATTAATTAACTTAGATTCAGAGCaaaagactattttaaaagaGCAGAATAAGGGAGACCTGAGTAGACATTACTGTATGTGAAAAAAGACATGAGAAATATGAATTTAACCCAGCTTTAAACTTCACTAATTGAAATATAGCTAGATTTGTAGGGATTAATCAACAAATAGTCTGACACCATTCCAAACTGATTAGACCACGCCTGGAATATCCTTCAAGACGTATGCTGATAAACCAGAAAACCGGAAAGTTTTATAGATGGATAATTAGTTTGTTTAGAGACCTTGAGACTAAAAGAGTTTGAGGGAAGAAATGAGcaatattttgttttagaaagagaaTTTATGGTATTactgtcttcaaatatttgaataactAACATAAAGAAGAGGATATAGACCTCTCAGTGTTGTCCTCAGCAGTGAGTGGTAGGGTTAATGGGTAAAATTAATAGAGggctatttttaataaatggctACTTTTTGAGCACTTTTCTATGCCCAACAGTGtagaagaaaatgatttttcttaaTCCTCAAATTCCTGAGCAATTGAGCTATGAATCTGGGTCATTTAAACACTGTGATGGAAATAGATGAAAATTGGAACTCTTTCTTTACTTGGGGACTAGTGAAACTAAGATAGACTGCCACATTGCAGTCAGGGGTTGATCTCATTCCCTTTTTCTCAACACATAAGATTGTATAACCTAAACTAGACCCATGCTGAAGTGTAAAACAACTCCAATTCAATTCATCAAGTCCTTGAAACAAATACTGAAGCCCCAAGATCCAAGACTACATTGCCTCAATGCCCTCTCTCTTTATCAAGGCATAAATGTATGGAATCTACACATAATTGTCCATCTGccttacttctctttttttcccctccaactCCAAAATTCATCAAATACCTCATGGCTTATTTGACCTTAAGCTGCTGCAATCCCTTTTATATACATacttattattctcatttttaaatgctgaaacAAGTCCTGATAACTTTAAGGCCATACACTCAGCAAATAGTAGCAGTGGGATCTGAAGCTGACATTCTGACATCAACTACAATTTTCTCCCATTACAAGCCAGATATGAGTTATGTTAACAATGCAATAAAGAACTTTCTAAAACAAATCATCACCCTAAAATGAAATGAGCAGGTTTATAACAAAAGAGTGAAAGAAGACGCTACATTGCCACTTGCCAAGGATTATGTAAagggtattcttttttttttttttttttttgaggaagattagccctttgctaactgctgccaatcctcttctttttgctgaggaaaactggccctgagctaacatccatgcccacctttctctactttatatgtgggacgcctaccacagcatggcttgccaagtggtgccatgtccacacctgggatccagaaacagcgaaccctgggccgctgaagcagaacgtgcgaacttaacctgtgcaccaccgggctggcccctaaagggtattcttataaaattattctgaataaTGTCTCTCATATAATTCTATGTAACGAGATTATTTACCCTGTATAGTCAACAAACCACTCCCATGAAAATTTGGGAAAAAgttgaaaagtagaaagaaggaaaaaaatcactaaattcTCATCACTCAGGGACAAATGATGATAACAGTTTACTGTACTTATTTCTAATAATCTCTGACAATTGCAGACATACTGCATGTAAAtcttttatagttctttttgtcACTTAATATCTTAACTGAGGTTACCCGATTGGACATTCAAAAACTTATTTAAAGACACCAAAGCAGATTTCTCATCTAAAAACAGAGATAATCATGGTAAATTCCACACAGAATTATTATAAGAATTAAGTGGAATAATGAACGTAAAGCTTTAACCctaatcataaatatttattttccatactCTTGCAATTATTTGTAAGAATAATATTTAAAGGCTATAAAATATATTACCATGTGTAAGTGCCATTATTTAGTTTATCTATATACTCTCCTATCTTGTATAATTCAATTGTTTCTTATCTCCAgtataaatagtaataaaatgagcatttaagtagttttttctttattgtattgAACCActatattgagataaaattccaGAAGTAGAATTAGTGAGTCAAAATCCATGGACTTATCTGAGTTTATTTTGCCCATACTTACTGACCTCTTACTACGAGCCGTGCACTGTATGTATGAGTATTTCCTGGGGTAAATAGGCACAACTTTTAgtgataaagaggtcaattcacCAAGTAGTCATAACCAacctaaatatgtatgcacctaataaGAGAGCTCcaaaatatagaggaaaaatggatagaactgatttaaaaatagataaaaccaTCAATGTAGGAGAAGATTTCCATACCTTTTTCTCATTAATTAGTAGGAAcaagtagaaagaaaatcagtaagcaTATAAAGAAATTGAGCAACACTAGGAATAAACTAGCCCAAAATGACATTAACAGAGGACACCACACAATAATAGccagatattattttctttctttttttctttttcttttcctttttatttatttatctttttggtgaggagaatttgacctgagctaacatccatgccagtcttcctccatttgtttgtatgtgggacacatccacagcatggctggtgggTGGAGTAGGTctgccctgggatctgaacattTGAACTCAAGCTACCAAGGCAGAGCGCATGgaactcagccactgggccagccccagatatcattttttaatttcaagtacATATGTAACTAATTATTCATAGCTAGTATATTTAAATACAATAGAACAATACATGCTTGTATttttatcttgtatcctgtgaccttgctaagcTCACTTATCAGTTCTAGTAACATTTTTTGTAGACTTTCTAGGACTTTCTGTATAGATAAT
This window harbors:
- the LOC106837814 gene encoding olfactory receptor 10A5 translates to MAGGNWTRVNEFILMSFSSLPAKIQSLLFLTFLIIYLVTLMGNSLIILVTLADPMLHSPMYFFLRNLSFLEIGFNLVIVPKMLGTLLAWDTTISFLGCATQMYFFFFFGVAECFLLATMAYDRYVAICNPLHYPVIMNQRTCAKLAVASWFPGFPVATVQTTWLFSFPFCGTNKVNHFFCDSPPVLKLVCADTALFEIYAIVGTILVVMIPCLLILCSYTCIAAAILKIPSAKGKHRAFSTCSSHLLVVSLFYVSSSLTYFRPKSNNSPKSKKLLSLSYTVVTPMLNPIIYSLRNNEVKNALSRTFRKALGFRNCIP